In the Leifsonia sp. 466MF genome, one interval contains:
- a CDS encoding DNA repair helicase XPB, which produces MSDGPLIVQSDRTVLLEVAHPEAEDARHDLAVFAELERAPEHIHTYRITRLGLWNARAAGHTAEDMLGTLERYSKFPIPQTVSVDVSETVARYGRLVIERDDEGTLLLRSSDLAVLTEVASAKRIAPLLLQRRDDTTFVVEAWARGQLKQELVKLGWPAEDLAGYTPGTPHEIGLKEDGWALRDYQRKAVTNFFDGGSGVVVLPCGAGKTLVGAGAMATAKTTTLILVTNTVSARQWRDELLRRTTLTAEEIGEYSGQVKEVKPVTIATYQILTAKRKGEYAHLALLDALDWGLVVYDEVHLLPAPVFKLTAELQARRRLGLTATLVREDGREGDVFSLIGPKRFDAPWKEIEAQGFISPAACYEVRVDLPPSDRLSYAAAPDDERYRLAATAPAKLDIVRQLVARHEGERILIIGQYLDQIDELAEALDAPQLTGATPVDERERLYQEFRDGRTKVLVVSKVANFSVDLPEATVAIQVSGSYGSRQEEAQRLGRLLRPKESGLSANFYTLVARDTVDQDFAQNRQRFLAEQGYSYTILDAHALQAA; this is translated from the coding sequence ATGTCCGATGGCCCCCTGATCGTCCAGAGCGACCGCACCGTCCTGCTGGAGGTCGCGCACCCGGAGGCGGAGGACGCACGCCACGACCTCGCCGTCTTCGCCGAGCTGGAGCGTGCTCCCGAGCACATCCACACCTACCGCATCACCCGGCTGGGGCTGTGGAACGCGCGGGCCGCCGGGCACACCGCGGAGGACATGCTCGGGACGCTCGAGCGGTACTCGAAGTTCCCCATCCCGCAGACGGTGTCCGTCGACGTCTCCGAGACGGTCGCCCGCTACGGGCGGCTCGTGATCGAGCGCGACGACGAGGGGACGCTGCTGCTCCGCTCCAGCGACCTGGCCGTACTGACCGAGGTCGCGAGCGCCAAGCGGATCGCTCCGCTGCTGCTGCAGCGCCGCGACGACACGACGTTCGTCGTGGAGGCGTGGGCGCGTGGGCAGCTGAAGCAGGAGCTGGTCAAGCTCGGCTGGCCGGCGGAGGACCTCGCAGGGTACACGCCGGGCACACCGCACGAGATCGGGCTGAAGGAGGACGGCTGGGCGCTGCGCGACTACCAGCGCAAGGCGGTCACCAACTTCTTCGACGGCGGCTCCGGAGTGGTGGTGCTCCCCTGCGGCGCGGGTAAGACGCTCGTCGGCGCTGGCGCGATGGCGACCGCGAAGACCACGACGCTCATCCTCGTCACCAACACCGTGTCGGCCCGGCAGTGGCGCGACGAGCTGCTGCGCCGCACGACGCTGACGGCGGAGGAGATCGGCGAGTACTCGGGGCAGGTGAAGGAGGTCAAGCCGGTCACGATCGCGACCTACCAGATCCTCACCGCCAAGCGGAAGGGCGAATACGCCCACCTGGCGCTGCTCGACGCACTCGACTGGGGGCTCGTGGTCTACGACGAGGTGCACCTGCTTCCGGCGCCCGTCTTCAAGCTGACGGCCGAGTTGCAGGCCCGCCGCCGCCTCGGCCTGACCGCGACACTGGTGCGCGAGGACGGCCGTGAGGGCGACGTGTTCAGCCTCATCGGCCCGAAGCGCTTCGACGCCCCGTGGAAGGAGATCGAGGCGCAGGGCTTCATCTCGCCGGCCGCCTGCTACGAGGTGCGCGTCGACCTGCCGCCGTCGGACCGGCTCAGCTACGCCGCCGCCCCCGACGACGAGCGGTACCGCCTCGCGGCGACGGCCCCCGCGAAACTCGACATCGTGCGTCAGCTGGTCGCGCGCCACGAGGGAGAGCGCATCCTGATCATCGGGCAGTACCTCGACCAGATCGACGAGCTTGCCGAGGCGCTCGACGCACCGCAGCTGACCGGCGCGACGCCGGTGGACGAGCGGGAGCGGCTCTACCAGGAGTTCCGCGACGGCCGGACGAAGGTGCTCGTGGTGAGCAAGGTCGCGAACTTCTCGGTGGACCTGCCCGAGGCGACCGTCGCCATCCAGGTCTCCGGCTCGTACGGCAGCCGCCAGGAGGAGGCGCAGCGGCTCGGACGCCTGCTGCGGCCGAAGGAGTCAGGGCTATCGGCGAACTTCTACACCCTCGTCGCGCGTGACACCGTGGACCAGGACTTCGCGCAGAACCGCCAGCGGTTCCTCGCCGAGCAGGGCTACTCGTACACGATCCTCGACGCGCACGCGCTGCAGGCGGCGTAG
- the folP gene encoding dihydropteroate synthase, giving the protein MRTAWPIGTSTLPRSEPYLPPLRVPVRRIGARTFDFSRQVAVMAVVNRTPDSFFDQGRTYAFDRAVDACFEAVALGADWVDIGGAPFAPGEPVPVEEEIERVVPVVAALRAGSDVVISVDTFHAAVAREAIAAGATVINDTTGLRDPELPRVVADSEATLVITHSLAEPRRPYPKPQYGDVVAEVSAFLLDRVERAQAAGIPEERIIVDPGHDLNKNTLHSLELTRRLSEIADLGYPTLAAVSNKDFIGETLDAPRADRLEGSLAAAVMSIVNGARIVRMHDVRASVAAVRMTEAVLGLRRPAYLKHNMGDVNE; this is encoded by the coding sequence ATGCGGACCGCCTGGCCGATCGGGACGTCGACCTTGCCGCGCTCTGAGCCGTACCTGCCGCCGCTGCGCGTGCCAGTCCGTCGGATCGGCGCGCGCACCTTCGACTTCTCGCGGCAGGTCGCGGTCATGGCCGTGGTGAACCGAACCCCCGACTCGTTCTTCGACCAGGGCCGCACGTATGCCTTCGACCGGGCGGTGGATGCGTGCTTCGAGGCCGTCGCGCTCGGCGCCGACTGGGTGGACATCGGCGGCGCGCCCTTCGCTCCGGGCGAGCCGGTCCCGGTGGAGGAGGAGATCGAGCGCGTCGTCCCGGTCGTGGCGGCGCTGCGTGCCGGATCCGACGTGGTCATCTCGGTGGACACTTTCCACGCGGCCGTCGCCCGGGAGGCCATCGCCGCCGGAGCGACCGTCATCAACGACACCACCGGGCTGCGCGATCCCGAGCTCCCGCGGGTCGTCGCCGACAGCGAGGCCACCCTCGTCATCACGCACAGTCTCGCCGAGCCGCGACGCCCGTACCCGAAGCCCCAGTACGGGGATGTGGTGGCCGAGGTGTCCGCGTTCCTGCTCGACCGCGTCGAGCGTGCGCAGGCGGCGGGCATCCCGGAGGAGCGGATCATCGTCGACCCCGGCCACGACCTCAACAAGAACACGCTGCACTCGCTGGAGCTGACCCGCCGTCTCAGCGAGATCGCGGACCTCGGCTACCCGACCCTCGCCGCCGTGTCGAACAAGGACTTCATCGGCGAGACGCTCGACGCCCCGCGCGCGGACCGGCTGGAGGGGTCGCTCGCGGCCGCGGTCATGAGCATCGTCAACGGCGCGCGTATCGTGCGGATGCACGACGTGCGCGCCTCCGTCGCCGCCGTGCGCATGACCGAGGCCGTGCTGGGCCTCCGCCGGCCCGCCTACCTGAAGCACAACATGGGAGACGTGAATGAGTGA
- a CDS encoding response regulator transcription factor, with product MNAGPRILIVDDEPNIRDLLTTSLRFAGFAVRAVGNGAQAISAVLEEEPDLIILDVMLPDMNGFGVTKRLRGAGYTAPILFLTAKDDTEDKITGLTVGGDDYVTKPFSLDEIVARIKAILRRTMQADEDAVIRAGELTMDQDTHEVFVGDTPIELSPTEFKLLRYLMLNPNRVLSKAQILDHVWEYDFNGDAGIVESYISYLRRKVDAHSSEPLIQTKRGFGYMLKAAKA from the coding sequence ATGAACGCAGGACCCCGCATTCTCATCGTCGACGACGAGCCGAACATCCGCGACCTCCTCACCACCAGTCTCCGTTTCGCCGGGTTCGCCGTCCGTGCAGTCGGGAACGGCGCGCAGGCGATCTCCGCGGTCCTCGAAGAGGAGCCCGACCTCATCATCCTCGACGTCATGCTGCCGGACATGAACGGTTTCGGCGTCACCAAGCGCCTCCGCGGCGCGGGCTACACCGCGCCCATCCTGTTCCTCACGGCGAAGGACGACACCGAGGACAAGATCACCGGCCTCACCGTCGGCGGCGACGACTACGTCACCAAGCCGTTCAGCCTCGACGAGATCGTCGCCCGCATCAAGGCCATCCTGCGCCGCACGATGCAGGCCGACGAAGACGCGGTCATCCGCGCGGGCGAGCTGACGATGGACCAGGACACGCACGAGGTCTTCGTCGGCGACACCCCCATCGAGCTCAGCCCCACCGAGTTCAAGCTGCTGCGCTACCTCATGCTGAACCCGAACCGCGTGCTCTCGAAGGCGCAGATCCTCGACCACGTCTGGGAGTACGACTTCAACGGCGACGCCGGCATCGTGGAGTCGTACATCTCGTACCTGCGCCGCAAGGTGGATGCGCACTCCAGCGAGCCGCTCATTCAGACCAAGCGCGGGTTCGGGTACATGCTGAAGGCCGCGAAAGCCTGA
- a CDS encoding pyrimidine reductase family protein, translating into MSEPAIHRLSPLPSQTELTDDDITALYLEGTGDPWLRVNFVSSADGAATHQGLSGGLSNDVDSRVFELLRRLCDVVLVGAGTVRAEGYGAMRVAPESARVRSGAGMTAHPVFAIVSAGLDLDPRSSIFQDAPERPIILTTELSRPEARETLSEVADVVVCGRERVQAERGLRVLHERGLTRIHCEGGPHLFADLIAARAVDELCLTVSPRLEGGTSSRIATGAAPIAPLGLRLAHTLAGDDTLLLRYVRG; encoded by the coding sequence ATGAGTGAGCCTGCCATCCACCGCCTGTCGCCGCTGCCGTCGCAGACCGAGCTGACCGACGACGACATCACCGCCCTCTACCTTGAGGGGACGGGCGATCCGTGGCTGCGGGTCAACTTCGTCAGCAGTGCGGACGGCGCGGCCACCCATCAGGGGCTCTCGGGCGGGCTGTCCAACGACGTCGACAGCCGCGTGTTCGAGTTGCTGCGGCGACTCTGCGATGTCGTGCTCGTCGGTGCGGGCACTGTTCGTGCCGAGGGGTACGGTGCGATGCGCGTCGCCCCGGAGTCGGCTCGCGTCCGCAGCGGCGCGGGGATGACCGCGCATCCCGTCTTCGCGATCGTGTCGGCCGGGCTCGACCTGGACCCGCGCAGCTCGATCTTCCAGGACGCCCCCGAGCGGCCGATCATCCTCACCACCGAGCTGTCGCGGCCGGAGGCGCGCGAGACGCTGTCGGAGGTGGCGGACGTCGTGGTCTGCGGTCGGGAGCGCGTGCAGGCCGAGCGCGGACTGCGGGTGCTGCACGAGCGGGGGCTCACGCGCATCCACTGCGAGGGAGGTCCGCACCTGTTCGCCGACCTGATCGCGGCGCGTGCGGTCGACGAGCTGTGCCTGACGGTCAGCCCGCGGCTGGAGGGCGGGACGTCGTCTCGGATCGCGACGGGCGCAGCACCGATCGCCCCGCTCGGGCTGCGGTTGGCGCACACGCTGGCGGGGGATGACACCCTGCTGCTGCGGTATGTCCGGGGCTGA
- a CDS encoding NAD(P)/FAD-dependent oxidoreductase: MSEPTVVIAGAGLAGATVATELRERGFGGRILLLGAEEHHPYIRPPLSKEFLKGEAGIEDADVHPAEWYADNAVEFIPNVEAGSFEADAHELFVSDGGRITYDSLVLATGARARPLGVPGSGHGAVFPLRTREDSAWLRAALEVGGRRVVIVGSGWIGMEVAAAARGYGNDVTVIGHSAVPLSGAIGRELGGVFERLHRDNGVAFRNSAKVVGVDGGEEQHVVLASGERIPADVVVAGVGASPNSLVAERSGAAVAEGVLTDKGMRTSIDDVYAVGDVATPFLPAIGRHLRSEHWANAIASGKVAAHAILGERASYDDIPYFYSDQYDLGMEYSGYGPLTAGARVVYRGDVDAREFIAFWLRNDRVVAGMNVNVWDVQDDIQRLIRLGEYVDADRLADRDVDLAAL; this comes from the coding sequence ATGTCTGAACCCACCGTCGTGATCGCCGGGGCCGGCCTGGCCGGCGCGACCGTCGCCACGGAGCTGCGCGAGCGCGGCTTCGGCGGCCGCATCCTGCTGCTCGGTGCGGAAGAGCACCATCCGTACATCCGGCCGCCGCTGTCGAAGGAGTTCCTGAAGGGCGAGGCCGGGATCGAGGATGCGGACGTGCATCCCGCCGAGTGGTACGCCGACAACGCGGTCGAGTTCATCCCGAATGTCGAGGCGGGTTCGTTCGAAGCGGACGCGCACGAGCTGTTCGTGTCGGACGGCGGCCGGATCACCTACGACAGCCTCGTCCTCGCCACCGGGGCGCGAGCGCGCCCGCTCGGCGTTCCGGGCAGCGGTCACGGCGCGGTGTTCCCGCTCCGGACCCGGGAGGACTCCGCCTGGCTGCGCGCGGCGCTCGAGGTCGGCGGCCGACGTGTCGTCATCGTCGGGTCGGGGTGGATCGGCATGGAGGTCGCCGCTGCGGCCCGCGGGTACGGCAACGACGTGACCGTGATCGGCCACTCGGCGGTCCCGCTCAGTGGGGCCATCGGTCGGGAGCTCGGCGGCGTCTTCGAGCGGCTGCACCGGGACAACGGCGTCGCGTTCCGCAACAGCGCAAAGGTTGTCGGCGTCGACGGCGGCGAGGAGCAGCACGTCGTGCTCGCGTCGGGGGAGCGCATCCCCGCCGACGTGGTCGTCGCCGGTGTCGGGGCGTCGCCGAACAGCCTGGTGGCCGAGCGCTCCGGCGCGGCGGTCGCAGAGGGAGTGCTCACCGACAAGGGGATGCGGACCAGCATCGACGACGTCTACGCCGTCGGCGATGTCGCCACTCCCTTCCTTCCGGCGATCGGCCGCCACCTCCGCAGCGAGCACTGGGCGAACGCGATCGCCAGCGGGAAGGTCGCCGCCCACGCCATCCTGGGCGAGCGCGCGTCGTACGACGACATCCCGTACTTCTACTCCGACCAATACGATCTGGGCATGGAGTATTCGGGCTACGGGCCCCTCACCGCCGGCGCCCGGGTGGTGTACCGGGGCGATGTCGACGCCCGCGAGTTCATCGCGTTCTGGTTGCGCAACGACCGGGTGGTGGCCGGCATGAACGTGAACGTGTGGGACGTGCAGGACGACATCCAGCGCCTCATCCGGCTGGGGGAGTACGTGGATGCGGACCGCCTGGCCGATCGGGACGTCGACCTTGCCGCGCTCTGA
- a CDS encoding aminoglycoside phosphotransferase family protein encodes MTAELRPVIDAGVVRRLVDGQFPQWRGLPILPVEHDGWDNRTFRLGEELSVRLPSAAGYREQVAKEQEWLPRLAPLLPLPIPQPVAAGAPTEEYPLPWSVYRWLPGRPAVLLGDVSRDAVLAEAIGRFLVALREAPTVGAPEPGTHNFFRGAPPDVYGEEALAAFALLPAADADRARGLWAEATASRWDRPPVWFHGDVAPGNLLTDASGALSAVIDFGTSGVGDPACDLVPAWTMFEGAARDAFVDTVGLDDDTWSRARGWALWKAAITLRDRAADPEARATLARILC; translated from the coding sequence GTGACCGCCGAGCTGCGGCCGGTGATCGATGCGGGTGTGGTGCGTCGTCTCGTCGACGGCCAGTTCCCGCAGTGGCGCGGGCTGCCCATCCTGCCGGTCGAACACGACGGCTGGGACAACCGGACGTTCCGGCTCGGCGAGGAGCTGAGTGTCCGCCTGCCGAGCGCCGCCGGCTACCGCGAGCAGGTCGCGAAGGAGCAGGAGTGGCTGCCGCGGCTGGCCCCGCTGCTGCCGTTGCCTATCCCGCAGCCGGTCGCCGCGGGCGCACCGACGGAGGAGTACCCGCTGCCCTGGTCGGTGTACCGCTGGCTGCCCGGTCGCCCGGCGGTGCTGCTCGGCGATGTGTCGCGGGATGCGGTGCTCGCGGAGGCGATCGGGCGATTCCTGGTCGCACTGCGGGAGGCGCCGACCGTGGGCGCACCCGAGCCCGGGACGCACAATTTCTTCCGCGGCGCTCCGCCGGACGTCTACGGCGAGGAGGCGCTCGCCGCGTTCGCGCTGCTCCCGGCCGCAGACGCCGACCGCGCGCGCGGCCTGTGGGCCGAGGCCACCGCATCCCGCTGGGATCGGCCGCCGGTGTGGTTCCACGGTGACGTCGCGCCGGGCAACCTGCTGACGGATGCGTCGGGCGCGCTGTCCGCGGTGATCGACTTCGGCACGTCCGGTGTCGGAGACCCCGCTTGCGACCTCGTGCCCGCCTGGACGATGTTCGAGGGCGCGGCCCGCGATGCCTTCGTCGACACCGTCGGCCTCGACGACGACACGTGGTCCCGGGCGCGGGGCTGGGCCCTCTGGAAGGCCGCCATCACGCTCCGCGACCGCGCCGCAGACCCCGAGGCGCGCGCGACGCTCGCCCGCATCCTGTGCTGA